From a single Fusarium fujikuroi IMI 58289 draft genome, chromosome FFUJ_chr03 genomic region:
- a CDS encoding probable 3-hydroxyanthranilic acid dioxygenase, producing the protein MLGPPVNLPRWLEENSHLLQPPINNYCVYNEDFSVMIVGGPNARTDYHINQTPEWFYQYKGAMMLKVVDEGEFRDIIIREGDMFLLPGNTPHNPVRFANTVGVVLEQRRPKDSLDRMRWYCGDCGEIVHEAAFHCTDLGTQIKAAVQDFKSSEDKRACPKCGTMAEAAPKPGTIQDPNLA; encoded by the exons atgcttgGGCCTCCAGTTAACCTTCCCAGGTG GCTTGAAGAAAACTCCCATCTGCTACAGCCCCCTATCAACAACTACTGTGTCTACAATGAAGACTTTAGTGTCATG ATCGTTGGTGGTCCAAATGCCCGCACTGACTACCATATCAATCAAACTCCCGAGTGGTTCTACCAATACAAAGGAGCAATGATGCTCAAAGTCGTCGACGAGGGGGAGTTCCgtgatatcatcatccgTGAAGGTGATATGTTTCTCCTACCTGGAAACACACCGCACAACCCCGTCCGCTTCGCCAACACAGTTGGAGTTGTCCTGGAGCAGCGTCGTCCTAAGGACTCACTCGATCGTATGCGTTGGTACTGCGGTGACTGTGGTGAGATTGTTCACGAGGCTGCGTTCCATTGCACCGACCTTGGCACTCAAATTAAAGCAGCGGTTCAAGACTTTAAGAGCAGTGAAGACAAGAGGGCTTGTCCCAAGTGCGGTACTATGGCTGAGGCGGCACCGAAGCCCGGCACTATTCAGGATCCTAATCTGGCGTGA
- a CDS encoding probable DIP2-Dom34p-interacting protein, translated as MVKSYLKYEHGKSFGVVASPTSNIVWSSKDRTGTSAGQAIVAANEEVLCWDIKKSEVTSRWRDERCTVPVTAIAQSKSDKDVFAVGYEDGSIRLWDSKISSVILNFNGHKSAITKLVFDKSGVRLASGSKDTDIIIWDLVAEVGQFKLRGHKDQVTGLHFVEPEPQVQDEDDAHAMVLDGEGTHDGFLLTTGKDSLIKLWDLSSRHCIETHISQTNGECWALGLAPDYSGCATAGNDGEIKIWSLDADGLALSARQVDTPAAVRYLQDRGTLHRQSKDRTTEVVFHPKKDYFAVHGSEKGVDVWRIRSEAEIKKALARKRRRRREKTKDGKVVEEEANAEEPVDVSKADISDVFVQYVIVRTGGKVRSVDWAVPSGQKDLHLLVGTTNNLLEYYSLPSKEKTEKSKRDDVPDYTRALSVELPGHRTDIRALSLSSDDKMLASASNGSLKIWNIKTQNCIRTFECGYALCCSFLPGDKVVVVGTKSGELQLFDVASAALLDSVDAHEGAIWSLNVHPDGQSVVSGSADKTAKFWDFKIVQEEVLGTRRTTPKLKLQQSRTLKVSDDILSLKFSPDARLIAVALLDNTVKVFFVDSLKLYLNLYGHKLPVLSMDISFDSKLIVTSSADKNIRIWGLDFGDCHKALFGHQDSILQVAFVPHNNDGNGHHFFSSSKDRTIRYWDGDKFEQIQRLDGHHGEVWAIAVAHRGNLLVSAGHDKSIRVWDETEEQIFLEEEREKEIEELYESTLTTSLERDPDTQDENNEVAAASKQTTETLMAGERIAEALEMGMADLNLLREYEEAKLTNPHAQPPQRNPVFLALGNITAEAYVLSVLQKIKASALHDALLVLPFASVPILFTFLNIFAMRSMNMPLTCRILFFMLKTHHKQIVASRTMKAMLDGIRVNLRASLKRQKDEMGVNIAALKVVGMQIRDKSIKDYVDENWEEQNDEKNAKKRTFVHVA; from the exons ATGGTGAAGTCGTACTT GAAATACGAGCATGGCAAGTCCTTCGGCGTCGTCGCCTCGCCAACCTCGAACATAGTATGGTCCTCGAAAGATCGAACAGGAACCAGCGCGGGACAGGCGATCGTCGCAGCGAATGAAGAGGTTCTCTGCTGGGATATTAAGAAGAGCGAAGTAACAAGCCGCTGGAGAGATGAAAGATGCACGGTTCCCGTAACTGCCATTGCCCAAAGCAAATCCGACAAGGACGTCTTCGCTGTGGGATACGAGGATGGTAGTATTCGATTATGGGATAGCAAAATTTCCTCCGtgatcctcaacttcaatggTCATAAGTCGGCAATCACAAAACTCGTTTTCGACAAGTCGGGTGTCAGACTTGCCAGCGGCTCTAAAGACACGGATATCATTATCTGGGATCTTGTCGCGGAAGTTGGCCAATTTAAGTTACGAGGACACAAGGATCAGGTGACTGGCCTTCATTTTGTTGAGCCAGAACCTCAGGTccaggatgaagacgatgcgCACGCGATGGTCCTTGATGGTGAAGGAACACACGACGGATTCTTATTGACGACTGGCAAAGATTCCCTCATCAAGTTGTGGGATCTATCGTCGAGGCACTGCATAGAAACACACATATCGCAGACAAACGGCGAGTGCTGGGCTCTTGGATTGGCCCCAGACTACAGTGGATGTGCCACTGCCGGGAATGACGGCGAGATCAAAATTTGGTCGTTGGACGCCGACGGCCTTGCATTGAGCGCCCGTCAAGTTGATACACCTGCTGCAGTCCGATATCTTCAGGATCGCGGAACATTACACCGACAGAGTAAGGACAGGACAACCGAAGTTGTCTTTCACCCAAAGAAGGATTACTTTGCAGTTCATGGCTCAGAAAAGGGTGTTGATGTGTGGAGAATACGGTCCGAGGCcgaaataaaaaaagcacTGGCTCGTAAGCGAAGAAGACGTCGAGAGAAGACGAAGGATGGGAAggtcgttgaggaggaggccaaTGCAGAGGAGCCAGTCGATGTTTCAAAGGCAGACATTAGCGACGTCTTTGTTCAATATGTCATTGTGCGAACAGGAGGCAAGGTGCGCTCTGTTGACTGGGCCGTCCCAAGCGGACAAAAGGATCTTCACCTACTGGTAGGAACCACAAACAACCTGCTCGAGTATTACAGCCTCCCATCTAAGGAGAAGACCGAAAAGTCAAAGAGGGACGACGTCCCTGATTATACGAGAGCGCTATCCGTTGAGCTCCCCGGTCACCGAACAGATATCAGGGCGCTATCGCTAAGCTCGGATGACAAGATGCTGGCATCTGCATCGAATGGTAGCTTGAAGATCTGGAACATAAAGACACAGAACTGCATTCGGACATTCGAGTGCGGCTATGCTCTATGCTGTTCTTTCCTCCCAGGAGACAAAGTTGTTGTGGTTGGTACTAAGAGCGGTGAATTGCAGCTCTTTGATGTGGCCTCGGCTGCACTGCTTGATAGTGTCGACGCTCACGAGGGGGCCATCTGGTCTCTCAACGTCCACCCTGATGGCCAGTCCGTCGTCTCAGGCAGTGCTGACAAGACAGCCAAGTTCTGGGATTTCAAGATCGTACAAGAGGAAGTGCTCGgtacaagaagaacaacGCCAAAGCTCAAGCTGCAACAGTCGAGAACACTCAAGGTTTCTGACGATATTCTGAGCCTGAAGTTCTCACCGGATGCCCGGCTTATTGCTGTTGCCCTCCTCGATAACACTGTCAAGGTTTTCTTCGTCGACTCCCTAAAACTCTACCTTAATCTTTATGGTCACAAGCTTCCTGTCCTTAGCATGGATATCTCATTTGACAGCAAGTTGATCGTCACAAGTTCAGCCGACAAGAACATCAGAATATGGGGTCTTGATTTCGGTGACTGCCACAAAGCTCTCTTCGGGCACCAGGACAGCATCCTTCAGGTCGCCTTTGTACCTCATAATAACGACGGCAACGGGCACCAtttcttcagcagcagcaaggacCGCACAATCCGATATTGGGATGGTGATAAATTCGAGCAGATCCAGAGACTGGATGGTCACCATGGCGAGGTGTGGGCAATTGCCGTTGCCCACAGGGGCAACCTCTTGGTTAGTGCCGGCCATGATAAGAGCATCCGAGTCTGGGATGAAACAGAGGAGCAGATCTTCCTTGAGGAAGAGCgcgagaaggagattgaggaacTATACGAGAGTACTCTTACGACATCACTGGAGCGGGACCCTGACACTCAAGATGAGAATAACGAGGTTGCTGCGGCAAGCAAGCAGACCACAGAGACTCTCATGGCTGGTGAGAGGATAGCGGAAGCTCTCGAGATGGGCATGGCCGATCTCAACCTACTCAGAGAGTACGAGGAAGCCAAACTCACAAACCCTCATGCCCAGCCTCCTCAACGCAACCCTGTCTTCCTTGCCCTCGGAAACATCACCGCCGAGGCTTATGTCCTCTCTGTTTTgcaaaagatcaaggctTCGGCGCTGCACGATGCTCTGCTGGTACTCCCCTTTGCCTCCGTCCCCATCCTCTTCACTTTCCTTAACATTTTCGCGATGCGATCCATGAACATGCCCTTGACATGTCGCATCCTTTTCTTCATGCTGAAGACGCACCACAAGCAGATTGTTGCCAGCCGCACCATGAAGGCTATGCTTGACGGCATCCGTGTGAACCTCCGTGCTTCTCTCAAGCGACAGAAGGACGAGATGGGAGTTAACATTGCTGCCCTTAAGGTTGTGGGTATGCAGATTCGTGACAAAAGCATCAAGGACTATGTGGATGAGAATTGGGAGGAGCAgaacgatgagaagaacgcTAAGAAGAGAACGTTTGTTCATGTTGCTTAA
- a CDS encoding related to ERD1 protein, required for retention of luminal ER proteins, which translates to MDGDPAVDPGLDSFSLAFPLPYRVGFIATLAVWGWGLNLHCLYLFNVDVPQLIRYPGRASPQHIPHHGSTYRLAIALSALFALSVSLFWVCTWGIPERVVAFGWMPLTYLTALIAMFVVPLRNLPSGGRRRFLATLRRVSLGGLAEPQDGKFGDILLADVLTSYAKVFGDLFITLCMFFSAEGSSTQRPDRNCGGTVLVPFIMGVPSLIRFRQCLIEYFRVRRAPYKESTGWGGQHLANALKYSTAFPVLITSAWQRSAEDPDSKAALHKAWLVAVLINSLYSFYWDVAKDWDMTLFSPKQDRESPTHPFGLRDRLVFRYPNLYYLVIGMDLMLRCTWSMKLNGRLDRFSDLEGGIFLIEFLEVFRRWVWIFFRVETEWLRNNSSGLGVDDILLGDYQGKNNEDD; encoded by the exons ATGGACGGTGATCCGGCTGTTGACCCGGGGCTTGACTCCTTCAGCTTGGCTTTTCCTTTGCCTTACCGTGTTGGCTTTATTGCGACTTTGG CTGTCTGGGGATGGGGGCTAAATCTTCATTGTCTCTATCTCTTCAACGTCGACGTTCCGCAGTTGATTCGATATCCCGGTCGAGCATCGCCGCAACATATTCCGCACCATGGCTCGACGTACCGCCTCGCTATTGCACTTTCGGCGTTGTTCGCATTATCCGTGTCGCTCTTTTGGGTTTGCACATGGGGCATACCTGAGCGTGTCGTTGCTTTCGGGTGGATGCCGTTGACATATCTCACTGCTTTGATTGCTATGTTCGTTGTTCCATTGAGGAATCTGCCCagcggaggaagaagaagattcttGGCAACTTTGCGACGTGTGAGCTTGGGCGGGCTTGCCGAGCCGCAGGACGGCAAGTTTGGGGATATTCTGTTGGCGGATGTGTTGACATCATATGCCAAGGTTTTTGGAGATCTCTTCATTACTCTATGCATGTTCTTCTCGGCGGAAGGTTCGTCTACGCAGCGACCTGATCGCAATTGCGGAGGAACAGTGCTCGTACCATTTATTATGGGAGTGCCGAGCTTAATACGATTTCGCCAGTGCTTGATCGAGTACTTTCGAGTTCGGCGAGCCCCATACAAGGAGTCCACGGGATGGGGTGGTCAGCACCTGGCCAACGCTCTCAAATATTCGACTGCATTCCCCGTGCTCATTACCAGTGCTTGGCAAAGGTCGGCAGAAGACCCCGACTCCAAAGCAGCTCTTCACAAAGCTTGGCTTGTTGCTGTACTCATCAACTCTCTGTACTCTTTCTATTGGGATGTGGCCAAGGATTGGGACATGACCCTTTTTTCTCCGAAGCAAGATCGCGAATCACCCACTCATCCTTTCGGGCTGCGAGATCGTCTTGTTTTTAGGTATCCTAACCTGTACTATCTAGTGATCGGCATGGatctgatgttgagatgCACATGGTCCATGAAGCTCAATGGACGTCTTGATAGGTTCAGCGATCTAGAGGGAGGCATCTTTTTGATTGAATTCCTCGAAGTGTTCCGTCGATGGGTATGGATCTTCTTCCGTGTCGAGACAGAATGGTTGAGAAACAACTCTTCAGGCCTTGGAGTCGACGATATCCTACTTGGAGATTACCAAGGCAAAAATAATGAGGACGATTAA
- a CDS encoding hpcEp-like protein — translation MAPQATSSLKQAGKVVCIGRNFAEHIAELNNTKPKQPFFFLKPASSIVLPGEGPVLRPKGIDMHYEVELALVIGKLTRDLQASDTQGALDAIKAYAIAVDFTARNAQNEAKKKGLPWDIAKGFDTFLPLSNIIPKTAIKDPHNVELFLQLNGETKQQGSTNLMIYQIPRILSDISKVMTLHPGDIVLTGTPAGVGPAVPGDVVRAGVRIDGKELEEGAIEIPVEESPSSYSFAET, via the exons ATGGCCCCTCAAGCTACGTCTAGCCTCAAGCAGGCCGGCAAGGTTGTCTGCATCGGCCGCAACTTTGC GGAGCACATTGCTGAGCTGAACAACACCAAACCCAAGcagcccttcttcttcctgaaACCTGCGTCTTCCATCGTCCTACCAGGCGAGGGCCCCGTCCTGAGGCCCAAGGGCATTGACATGCACTATGAGGTTGAGTTGGCTCTCGTAATTGGAAAGCTCACCCGGGATCTTCAAGCCTCTGATACTCAGGGAGCTCTTGATGCTATCAAAG CTTACGCTATCGCCGTTGACTTCACCGCCCGCAACGCCCAGaatgaggccaagaagaagggtctCCCATGGGACATCGCCAAAGGGTTCGATACTTTCTTGCCTCTGAGCAACATCATCCCCAAGACTGCCATTAAGGACCCTCACAATGTTGAGCTCTTCCTCCAGCTCAACGGTGAGACCAAGCAACAGGGCTCAACCAACCTCATGATCTACCAGATCCCTCGTATCTTGAGCGACATCTCCAAGGTTATGACTCTCCACCCCGGCGATATTGTCCTTACTGGTACACCTGCCGGTGTTGGTCCTGCCGTGCCGGGTGATGTTGTTCGAGCAGGTGTGAGAATTGACGGAAAGGAGTTAGAGGAGGGTGCCATTGAGATTCCCGTGGAGGAATCGCCTAGCTCATATAGTTTTGCCGAGACTTGA
- a CDS encoding related to coenzyme A diphosphatase → MIYETGASINNETSTETQTESHSITDADVVEALQKGIRKAAREELINHGDASLYYDSLTMSPLNAMSTAAIARFRAYKPPPFPLWDRLPVRRRAAVLVLLYADRRGDLRVVITMRAASLRNFSGHAAFPGGKADDLEETPFQIARREAWEEIGLPMDDSKLPKPFRVEHLCYLPPSLARTHLVVRPCVAFLHADQRTAGEPAPTVEETMIPRLDAREVAAVFSAPFYNFLQAQDLPPAPGETLPEGQWYDGFWNQWKDYPWRVHNFYVPVNNQSISKPRRDSEQSRLVDKLEKEEEPDGRFKVWGMTARILVDAARIAYAQEPGFEHNVSFGDEEIIAHADSLGDLGEKIPEKRTEPGDASKM, encoded by the exons ATGATCTACGAAACAGGAGCCTCTATCAATAACGAGACCTCAACTGAGACGCAGACTGAAAGCCACAGCATCACCGACGCTGACGTGGTTGAGGCGCTACAGAAGGGCATCCGCAAAGCTGCCAGGGAGGAGCTGATCAATCACGGAGACGCGTCGCTGTATTATGACTCTCTGACCATGTCGCCCTTGAACGCAATGTCCACT GCCGCTATTGCTCGTTTCCGTGCATACAAGCCCCCTCCATTCCCACTATGGGATCGTCTACCCGTTCGGAGGCGGGCAGCAGTCTTGGTACTGCTGTATGCTGACCGTCGCGGCGATTTACGCGTGGTTATTACCATGCGCGCTGCAAGTCTGAGGAACTTTTCTGGCCATGCTGCCTTTCCCGGAGGCAAGGcagatgatcttgaagagacACCAT TCCAAATCGCCcgccgagaagcttgggAAGAAATTGGACTTCCCATGGATGATAGCAAACTTCCAAAACCCTTCCGCGTCGAGCATCTTTGCTATCTACCCCCTTCCTTAGCTCGGACACACCTCGTCGTGAGACCATGTGTTGCCTTTCTCCATGCGGACCAGCGCACAGCAGGAGAACCGGCACCGACGGTTGAGGAAACTATGATTCCCAGACTCGATGCTCGCGAAGTCGCCGCCGTCTTCAGTGCACCCTTTTACAATTTCCTCCAGGCGCAGGATCTGCCTCCCGCCCCGGGTGAAACGCTGCCTGAAGGGCAATGGTACGATGGGTTCTGGAATCAATGGAAAGATTACCCATGGCGGGTGCACAACTTTTACGTCCCAGTCAACAATCAAAGCATCTCGAAGCCGCGGCGGGATAGCGAGCAGAGCCGTTTGGTTGATAAGctagaaaaagaagaggaaccaGATGGGAGATTCAAGGTCTGGGGAATGACGGCACGCATATTGGTGGACGCAGCGAGAATTGCATATGCACAGGAGCCTGGATTCGAGCACAATGTCagctttggcgatgaggagatCATTGCCCATGCGGATAGCTTGGGGGACCTGGGTGAGAAAATTCCAGAGAAGCGGACTGAACCTGGCGATGCGTCAAAGATGTAG
- a CDS encoding related to actin-related protein 2-3 complex subunit 2 — protein sequence MLLLDYQNVLIQSVLTERFSGAPPASIDQTVSDFDGVTFHISTPESKTQILLSIQIRCFPDLVKYGAEEVLQREYGDYVTSVEPGFDFSVLVDLENLPESKEERNELALKFALLKRNAMAAPFEQAYKEHYALKEEASKFTSEEAPQGVREGGEVKAIHYREEEAIYVKASHDRVTVIFSTVFREETDRVFGKVFIQEFVDARRRAIQNAPQVLFRNDAPLELQGVPGVQDSGSGDIGYVTFVLFPRHLTPQRMTEVISHIQTFRDYFHYHIKASKAYIHSRMRKRTADFLQVLRRARPENEEKERKTASGRTFKVQGN from the exons ATGCTTCTGCTAGACTACCAAAATGTGCTTATTCAGTCGGTTCTGACGGAGCGTTTCTCAGG AGCCCCTCCCGCCTCTATTGACCAGACGGTCAGCGACTTTGATGGCGTTACTTTCCATATCTCGACACCCGAGTCTAAGACCCAGATCCTTCTTTCGATCCAAATACGATGCTTCCCCGACCTTGTCAAGTATGGAGCTGAGGAAGTTCTCCAGCGAGAGTATGGCGACTATGTGACATCGGTTGAGCCGGGCTTCGACTTCTCTGTTCTTGTGGATTTGGAGAACCTCCCGGAATCAAAGG AGGAACGCAATGAGCTAGCACTCAAATTCGCTCTCTTGAAGCGCAACGCTATGGCCGCACCATTCGAGCAAGCTTACAAGGAGCATTACGCattgaaggaggaggcttCCAAATTTACTTCGGAAGAAGCTCCTCAGGGCGTTCGAGAGGGAGGCGAAGTTAAGGCAATTCACTACCGAGAGGAGGAGGCCATCTATGTCAAGGCCAGCCACGACCGAGTCACCGTCATCTTTAGCACTGTCTTTCGCGAAGAAACCGACCGAGTATTTGGAAAGGTGTTCATCCAAGAATTCGTCGATGCTCGAAGGAGAGCGATTCAAAATGCCCCCCAGGTCTTGTTCAGGAACGACGCCCCTCTAGAGCTACAGGGTGTTCCGGGGGTTCAAGACTCTGGGTCTGGAGATATTGGTTATGTGACTTTTG TCCTCTTCCCTCGGCATCTAACTCCTCAGCGAATGACTGAGGTCATCTCTCATATTCAGACCTTCCGCGATTACTTCCATTACCATATCAAGGCTTCAAAAGCTTATATTCACTCGCGTATGCGAAAGCGAACTGCTGACTTCCTCCAAG TGCTGCGCCGTGCCCGCCCCGAGaacgaggagaaggagagaaagaCTGCCAGCGGCAGAACTTTCAAGGTGCAAGGAAACTAA
- a CDS encoding related to a putative low-affinity copper transport protein produces the protein MDHAHMDHSGMSHSGMDHGDMDHGHGGGMKDMCSMNMLFTWDTTNLCIVFRQWHVRSTTSLFFSLVAVIFLAVGYEALRSLSRQYEEALDNRVRAAPSLDVPVTESTPILAGQSQGQADQRAHLIKAVLYGLQNFYAFMLMLIFMTYNGWVMVAVSLGAFLGYLFFGKRTSATKDNACH, from the exons ATGGATCACGCACACATGGACCACAGCGGCATGAGCCACAGTGGAATGGACCACGGAGATATGGATCATGGACACGGAGGAGGCATGAAGGATATGTGCAGCATGAAC ATGCTGTTCACTTGGGACACCACCAATCTCTGTATCGTCTTCCGCCAATGGCACGTTCGCTCGACaacctccctcttcttctctctcgtcGCTGTGATTTTCCTCGCCGTCGGCTACGAAGCTCTCCGTTCCCTCTCGCGACAGTACGAAGAAGCCCTCGATAATCGCGTTCGAGCCGCACCCA GTCTTGATGTTCCCGTTACTGAGTCGACTCCCATCCTTGCAGGACAATCCCAAGGACAGGCCGATCAGCGTGCTCACCTCATCAAGGCTGTCTTATACGGCCTACAGAACTTTTACGCGTTCATGCTCAT GCTCATTTTCATGACGTACAACGGCTGGGTTATGGTTGCTGTTTCTCTCGGCGCATTTCTTGGATATCTATTCTTTGGAAAGCGAACTTCTGCTACCAAGGATAACGCATGCCATTAA
- a CDS encoding nuclease family protein, translated as MIWPFGSRDADNEKEQKLKEEAKRQHVSWTDSINRIRSAPVDAAREWAPVVLFPLAGMAALQIYTNYVRRIPGSAYVRPNFFRNRSIFGRVTSVGDGDNFHLFHTPGGRLLGWGWLRKVPEARKELKDRTISIRIAGVDAPECAHFGRPAQPFSAEALAWLRNYISKRNVRAYVYRRDQYDRIVATVYTRRWLFRKDVGLEMIKAGMATTYEAKQGAEFGGRQKIYERAEAKAKQKRKGMWSGKSKDFESPRAYKTKWAGFDQEKPGT; from the exons ATGATATGGCCGTTCGGATCGCGGGACGCCGACAACGAGAAAGAGCAGAAACTCAAAGAAGAGGCGAAACGGCAGCATGTGTCATGGACCGACTCGATAAACCGCATTCGATCAGCACCTGTCGATGCAGCTAGAGAATGGGCGCCTGTTGTACTGTTCCCGCTCGCTGGCATGGCAGCTCTACAAATCTACACAAATTATGTTCGCCGAATACCCGGATCAGCATATGTGCGCCCGAATTTCTTTCGCAACCGAAGCATCTTTGGGCGAGTTACCagcgttggtgatggtgataaCTTCCACCTCTTCCACACGCCTGGCGGTCGACTTTTGGGTTGGGGCTGGTTGAGAAAGGTTCCTGAAGCTCGCAAAGAGTTGAAAGACCGAACA ATCTCAATTCGTATTGCTGGCGTTGATGCCCCAGAATGTGCCCACTTCGGGCGGCCAGCGCAACCGTTCTCGGCCGAAGCTCTCGCCTGGCTACGTAACTACATCAGCAAACGCAACGTCCGCGCATACGTCTACAGGCGAGATCAGTACGATCGAATCGTCGCGACAGTATATACGCGGCGGTGGCTGTTTCGCAAGGACGTGGGTCTCGAGATGATAAAGGCCGGCATGGCAACAACTTACGAAGCCAAGCAAGGGGCTGAATTTGGTGGACGACAAAAGATCTACGAAAGGGCTGAGGCTAAGGCGAAGCAGAAACGAAAGGGGATGTGGTCTGGCAAGTCCAAGGATTTCGAGAGCCCGAGAGCTTACAAGACGAAATGGGCTGGCTTTGACCAAGAAAAACCCGGCACTTGA